A region of Allocoleopsis franciscana PCC 7113 DNA encodes the following proteins:
- a CDS encoding DUF4212 domain-containing protein gives MNQDKRQAYWRANTALIRNLLIVWALVSLVFSILLVQPLNNIRLGGVPFGFWMAQQGSIFVFVGLIFVYAVQMDKIDRKYGVNRRSK, from the coding sequence ATGAACCAAGATAAGCGTCAGGCTTACTGGCGTGCCAACACCGCTTTAATTAGGAATCTCCTCATTGTTTGGGCACTGGTGTCCCTTGTCTTCAGTATCCTTCTTGTCCAGCCTTTGAATAATATCCGTTTGGGCGGCGTACCCTTCGGCTTCTGGATGGCGCAGCAAGGCTCTATTTTCGTCTTCGTTGGATTGATTTTTGTCTACGCCGTGCAGATGGACAAGATTGATCGCAAATATGGTGTCAATAGGAGAAGTAAATAA